A single window of Dermacentor albipictus isolate Rhodes 1998 colony chromosome 1, USDA_Dalb.pri_finalv2, whole genome shotgun sequence DNA harbors:
- the LOC135920340 gene encoding uncharacterized protein, translating to MPKNQNTLPCNLDKKTRTTQDVHFSAPSQLPEVTRTQATSGTRLYHCSAAEIASTSGFATAVSQHVGDNAYEIIGPDDESSQGANDISVAEVSLIPPEVTMTGGTAAIDTETAMSTAAATVYEASSSVSASAAVSEGTAPGLVEQHVCYHCDFFCSAFAQHTKAFHHD from the exons atgccaaaaaatcaaaatacattgccatgcaatttggacaagaaaacta ggacaacccaggacgtgcatttctcagcacccagtcaactgccagaagtgactcgaacacaggccacca gtggcactcggctgtaccactgcagtgctgcggaaattgccagcaccagcggctttgcaacagctgtttcacagcatgtcg gagacaatgcctacgaaattattggccctgatgacgagagctctcaaggggcaaacgacatctctgttgcagaagtgagcctgataccacctgaagttaccatgacaggtggcacggcagcaatagatacagagacggccatgtctactgcagctgcaacagtgtacgaggcaagcagcagtgtgtcagcatcagcagcagtgtcagaaggaaccgcaccaggcctggtagagcaacatgtgtgctatcactgtgactttttttgtagtgcatttgctcaacatacaaaagcttttcaccatgactga